A window from Manis javanica isolate MJ-LG chromosome 10, MJ_LKY, whole genome shotgun sequence encodes these proteins:
- the CCT2 gene encoding T-complex protein 1 subunit beta, translating into MASLSLAPVNIFKAGADEERAETARLSSFVGAIAIGDLVKSTLGPKGMDKILLSSGRDASLMVTNDGATILKNIGVDNPAAKVLVDMSRVQDDEVGDGTTSVTVLAAELLREAEILIAKKIHPQTIIAGWREATKAARQALLNSAVDHGSDEVKFRQDLMNIAGTTLSSKLLTHHKDHFTQLAVEAVLRLKGSGNLEAIHVIKKLGGSLADSYLDEGFLLDKKIGVNQPKRIEDAKILIANTGMDTDKIKIFGSRVRVDSTAKVAEIEHAEKEKMKEKVERILKHGINCFINRQLIYNYPEQLFGAAGVMAIEHADFAGVERLALVTGGEIASTFDHPELVKLGSCKLIEEVMIGEDKLIHFSGVALGEACTIVLRGATQQILDEAERSLHDALCVLAQTVKDSRTVYGGGCSEMLMAHAVTQLANRTPGKEAVAMESYAKALRMLPTIIADNAGYDSADLVAQLRAAHSEGSTTAGLDMKEGTIGDMAILGITESFQVKRQVLLSAAEAAEVILRVDNIIKAAPRKRVPDHHPC; encoded by the exons ATG gcGTCCCTTTCCCTTGCACCTGTTAACATCTTCAAGGCTGGAGCTGATGAAGAGAGAGCAGAGACAGCTCGTCTG TCATCTTTTGTCGGTGCCATTGCTATTGGAGACCTGGTAAAGAGCACCTTGGGACCCAAGGGCATG GACAAAATTCTCTTAAGCAGTGGAAGAGATGCCTCTCTTATGGTAACCAATGATGGTGCAACTATTCTAAAAAACATTGGTGTGGACAATCCAGCAGCTAAAGTTTTAGTTG ATATGTCAAGGGTTCAAGATGATGAAGTTGGTGATGGCACCACCTCCGTTACTGTTTTGGCAGCCGAATTACTAAGA GAAGCAGAAATTTTAATTGCAAAAAAGATTCATCCACAGACCATCATTGCGGGTTGGAGAGAAGCCACAAAGGCAGCAAGACAGGCTCTCTTGAATTCTGCAGTTGATCACGG ttctgACGAAGTTAAATTCCGTCAAGATTTAATGAACATTGCAGGAACTACATTATCCTCAAAACTTCTTACTCATCACAAAGACCACTTTACTCAGTTAGCTGTAGAAGCTGTTCTCCGACTGAAAGGCTCTGGTAATCTGGAGGCGATTCATGTCATCAAGAAACTAGGAGGAAGCCTGGCAGATTCCTATTTAGATGAAG GCTTTCTTTTGGATAAAAAAATTGGAGTAAATCAACCAAAGCGAATTGAAGATGCTAAAATTCTTATTGCAAATACTGGTATGGATACAGACAAAATAAAG ATATTTGGTTCCCGGGTAAGAGTGGATTCTACAGCAAAGGTTGCTGAAATAGAACatgcagagaaggagaaaatgaaggagaaagttGAACGGATTCTTAAGCATGGGATAAATTGCTTTATTAACag gCAGTTAATTTATAATTACCCTGAACAGCTCTTTGGTGCTGCAGGTGTTATGGCTATTGAGCATGCAGATTTTGCAGGTGTGGAACGCCTAGCTCTTGTCACAG GTGGTGAAATTGCATCTACTTTCGATCACCCAGAATTAGTGAAGCTTGGAAGTTGCAAGCTTATTGAAGAAGTCATGATTGGAGAAGACAAACTCATTCACTTTTCTGGGGTAGCCCTTG gtGAGGCATGCACCATTGTTCTGCGTGGTGCCACTCAACAAATTTTAGATGAAGCAGAAAGATCTCTGCATGATGCTCTCTGTGTTCTTGCCCAAACTGTGAAGGATTCTAGAACAGTTTATGGAGGAG GCTGTTCTGAGATGCTGATGGCTCATGCTGTGACACAGCTTGCCAACAGAACACCAGGCAAAGAAGCTGTTGCAATGGAGTCTTACGCTAAAGCACTGAGAATG CTGCCAACTATTATAGCCGACAACGCAGGTTATGACAGTGCAGATCTGGTGGCCCAGCTGCGAGCTGCGCACAGTGAAGGCAGTACAACTGCTGGACTGG ATATGAAGGAAGGTACCATTGGAGATATGGCAATATTGGGAATAACAGAAAGTTTCCAAGTAAAGCGACAAGTTCTTTTGAGTGCAGCTGAAGCAGCAGAGGTGATTCTACGTGTGGACAACATTATCAAAGCAGCACCAAG GAAACGTGTTCCTGATCACCACCCCTGTTAA